Part of the Octopus sinensis linkage group LG10, ASM634580v1, whole genome shotgun sequence genome is shown below.
CGTTCTAATTGGCaaggagatttttttttaaagttttagctTTCAGATTTTATGCTTTAAGTTCCATCCGTTTTCCATTACATTCCATTCTGAATTGAGATTCCACAACAGATTCAGTGAACGACCTCCCTCGGATAATTGACTTTTGGTAACATACCCCCATCACTCATAATATGAGAAAACAAAGCAAAGATTCAACAAAAAGCGGACATATTTAAGAAATTGAATGAATATGGATGAACACTGCTGAAATTGTCAATTAAGACACTGCCACAGACTGGATGAGTAAATTGTAAATAAACCGTTAAGATTAACTTCGTCTATGATCGCAGAAATAACACGCTAGAAACACGATTAAATTACATTTGTGATATCAAAGATCAGTGACAGCAATTAATTGGATTATTATTGATTGCATCTATTATTCAGCTGTTTACGTCATCTTCGATgtccttttttttaaagcattcacGACAATTGTTTGCACACCATGCAAAATGGATTTTTGATTGTTTTTAAGAAAGCTCATTCATTTTTCTGACAAATCCTTTTTGCCTATCGACATCTTTGCTATTGAAGCGTTTGATCTTTTAAAGCATGAACTCGAAAATACAAATCTTAATTCGATCgacgataaacacacacacacacacacacacacttattttgaATATGACGAGTTTGAGAAatttgtttctgctgctgttgctgttgagcgaacgttcttcgtcccagagctcgcaagatgagaGAAGTCAGAAACGTGGTCCTTttctattcgtaagacccgcagaagagaaagcaggtcaactcccgacaccgagagcatcgacggatggatgaatgcgcatccaggctcagcgattGCGTAGGAGGtcggagacaagaaacaggaagaaagagtgaaagttggagcgaaagagtacaacaggggtcgccaccacccctgccggagccttgtggagatttaggtgttttcgctcaataaacacacacaacgcccggtctgggaatcgaaaccgcgatcctccgaccgtgagtccgctgccctaaccattgagccattgcgcttccactgttTCTGCTTCTCTGAATCACAGTGATCAACCCGCCTGTAATATTAATGTAAAgaattcagggtcgataaaataagtaccagtttcgtacgggggtcgatctaatcaacttaagccctccccgaacttgctgggcttgtgccaaaagttAAAGCTTTTATTACCGTGACTGggaggcagcgagctgacagtaCCGTTAACACTCCGGAgagaatgcttagcgacatttcttccagcaTTACGTCCCgagatcaaattccgtcgaggttggctttgcctttcatcctttcacattCGACGAAAtacgtaccagctgagcactaatatcaatgtaatcgacttaccttcttccccaagatttcaggccttacATCTagagtggaaaggattattgcaGGATTGGTGTACGTCTGTCATCATGGTTGATGGAAGTCAGgtgaagaagagggaggagggaggagtGTAAGCAAGTGAATGTAATATTTGGCCAATTAATAGTGCTTCTGATTTAGGTGCGAGTCCAGTAGTTTTGAGTGGAGGTAATtggtggattacatcgaccccagtacttgattgggaTTTTATTTTCTCGGCCTCGGACGAATGAAGTGAAAAGCTGGCCTTGTGTAcatttgaacttaggacataaagagtcggaagaaatactgcaaaacgtTTATAGCACTAATTTAACGATTTTTCCAGCTTATAACATTAAAATGATTTATTGGAAAtttgagtaaaatattttttatacatacttgCCTCACATATAAATGGTGCcatttcttattaatattttacgAAAAGTTAATTTTGTTTCGAATGTTAGTATTAGTCATGAATTTCAGGTACCAAACAACAGTTTTCTAATGTTATTTGCTCAACTTTAACAACTCATTTGCCTTGTTCCTGAAATTACACCGGTTTGTTCATCGCAAttgaaaaaacaacaagaacaaaaacaagaagatatGTCTATCTGATGAAGCCTCATTATATTTAAACAGTATTTATTCTCGAAAAAGTTGTAATTTATGAAATGTGccatttgtttgtataaaataaaacaattgaattgaatttatcatttaatgattaaattatttagtTGTTcactttattattttgctttgcatttctaatttatatttatacattgacAAGCTGTATGTTTATCTTATTCATTTACCTATTTGTTAAGAGCGATAGTTCAtaacattgttatttatatagGTAAAAAAACCCGGTAAATTCTTTGGATATTTAATATCCATTAGGTGGTTATTTAAcacctaactatatatatatatatatatatatatatatatatatatatatatatatatatatatatatatatatatatatatatatatgtatatatatatattcggaagaAAATACAATAGAGAAACGCGTCATGAACCACTTACACACTTTTAGGAATAGATAGAAATCTAATTCTACTGGTTTAAGTGAATTTATTTGGCAATTAAAAGATAACAATATTGAAGTTGGTCTTAAATGGAATATAAAAGTTTCCGCATCAGCTTACAAggtcaataataaaaaatatcttatttgtaTAAGGGAGGCATTCCATATTCTTTTGTCTAGGAATACCCTACTTAACCTAGGAAACGAGAAAAGTACACCCTTTGTTCACATGGGACAATATGTATTTTCcaaattcaaataatatatagattTGTTGTCTTTCTCACTATAATATTTGTACACCCCCGCTAACCCCTAGCTCCACTAATATTATTGTAACTTACCTTAAATGTGATACAATTATCTCTGCACTGTTTTACAAAGTCAACACTaaaaatagtttatatttatataactaaagTACTATTTATTCTTTCATCCAGGAATACcctattatattcttttaaatgAGAAAAGCGTTCCATATATTCACttggaaatataaatatctttcaaatttaagcattcatttatttaattcattatttaattatataatcattttatcATCTCCCTCTCTagaatcaattttttttatctctccaaTTAGATTGCTTGTACATACCCCTATAATCACTTACtccaatattaataacaacccCCTAACTTTTACCTAACTAATAAACTACCAACATTAATATACTCCAAgggcactgatattgtgtctaaagccagctagagacgacaatctcttggggctataaagctacagtaacacccactccccaatgtggttagccatgataagatggcttctatactttacattatcgagcgattactgtttcaatctcattctgagatttaattatggtTAATATCTAATTCTATTACAATCTTATTACACACAAGTCttaacataatattataataattaattctacTGTTTAGCATATTGtacacacaataaatatttttctaccaATATCTTACCATATACATTTGCTAACTTTTATATCAGTTATCCACTATTACAGCATTGAATAGCTACACTTGATAATATTTGTATCTTTCATTTTCCACATAACCATTTCATTAACTATACTGATAAATCTTTAACTGCAAATTAACACATGATATGCattcacattatatttatatataatctgtatatattcaattttccatcatatgtatatatatatatatatatatataatataaattagagaaaaaaaaaacactattatgcaattcaaacaatgatagacataaaccaattcataaataaaatatatttttataaaacataactagaCCACAAAAAGTATagtttttgtgatctagttatatgttttataaaaatatactttattttttatttatgatttggtttgtttatgcctatcattgtttgaattgcataatagtggttattttctctcatttatatattatatatttatattgcgaaatttgatttaatactaaattgaatgttccctgtaagtttggagttatactccctattattattattatttttattattattatcattattattattattattattattattattattattattattattattattattattattattatatatatattcttgtatactatttaatttaattatttttaatattatcataTTACTCCCCCACTAAAAATATTCCTAGTATCTTTGCACTAATCACACATAACAACTAAACTATTATATACCAATATTAGCCATAAAATAATACTCAGTCTGCCGAGTATTATTCTAAAATACAACAGAATCTAACTGCAACAGATTCTAAAATACAACAATTAAAAACTTAATGGCATATTTTTTTCTACCCCACTGAAGAGATTttgcctaatataatgattttaataattattatttaatctatTAAGCTTAATTGAAACAGGTGTAAGGgactatgtttgatttttgcagataaatttttattaaatattttatccattttctaactttcttatatatatatatatatatatacaagaaaatgaGGTGACTGTAAAATACTTAAAAATGGTTAATTACCTATGTGTTCCAATGTAGGAATTGGTAAGGAGATTACGCTTTCAAGAAGACAGAGCCCTATATCATACGAGAATCGGTAAAGAATTGATAGAATCAAATCATTGAAATGTGGTTCAAGTTCTGATCTCAATccaataaaacatatatagaaaCCTTTCGATAGAAGGTTGTGAGCAAGACCATCAAATATTACATCAAtgacagaactgaaagaaatagTGTTGACTGAAGGGTGGGTAAGTGTAGATAAGTCTGTCATTAACAACTTAATCAAATGGATGCTTGAAAGCAGGAGTGTTCTCTACCAAGCTTATAAGttattgaaacaaaattttattaattctggTTAATTTTTCATGAGGTTTTCTTTCACAAGTTAAATAATGTTGCATTTTATTCCCGTGGCTATAAAGTTATTGTAGGCAGCTGTATAATACAACATGGCAAGTAATTCATAACGGTAATTCATGAAATATAACAAATTGTATAACGCATATCACTGATAtttaataaaacagaataattcgttattaaatataacaagatGTGTAATATTAACAATAGTGAAATGTAAGAAAACCTGTAAGGAAATGTTATACAATACAAATAATTACGTAATTCAGGGCATCTCATACTGATGGAACATactttatttgtaatatttataatttatttatattaccagattgagtcaaaagtttttttctgattttctctGTTGATTTTTGCCAACTTATATCGTCATGTTAcatcattaatttgatacaacTTTGTTATCCAATCGTTGCTGAATAgtttattcttgtttttaatatatagcatataaacagtaattgtttattctttattttacaccTTTGATAATGAGTGGTGAAAAAATTGCAATTTGAGCCATTTTACGCTATCTGTGGAGAAAAGGACTGAGTGCAAGGGTAGATTCAACAGAAATTAATGAACTGTCAAAGAACGtgtgggaataaaatttcaaggaaggtgacactagcctcaaagacaaacacaagtcAGGGAGTCTTCTGATATggaaaatgttaccttgcttgaaaTGGTTTCCCAACAGACAAGCACAAGCTCGAACATCGTTGGTAGAACCTGATCCTTCGTAAGGCACAATCAACTGACAACTCCATAAGCTCGAGAAGTTGTGGAGAAGTTCCCCATGAACTTACCAATGAGCAAGTTCAACGACGTGAGAACATTTGCAAACAACTGTTGGAGAATCCTTTAAATGTCCGTTTTTGGCGTCGAAATGTATCTGGGGACGAAAAATGGTTCTATTTTCACAATCTTAATAACAGAAATACGTGGCAGCCTTCAAGCCAGGCTTCAGAACCTGTTGTCAAATAAAGGTGGTTTGAATAGAAGGTCATGTTATGTGTCTGGTGGACTTTGAAGGGGTTGTTGCATTTTGAGCTTGTCTCAGATAGTCATGCTGTGAACATTAATTTTTATGCTCAACAACTGCAGCGAGTATAAGAAGCTTTGAATGCCTTCTACTGGCATTAGTCAATCGAAGACGCTCACCCCTACAGCATGACAATATCTCGGCACACACTGCCAATGGGTTTAAGCACAAACTTGAGAAACTTGTGCTGCCTCATCTTGCACCATCTGATTACCACCTTCTCCGAACTATGACCCATTTCCTGCACAGTCGGATGTTTTACAATGTAGGTAAGGTTGAAAACGTATGCGGGGAGTTTTTTTGCCTCCAAACCAGCCAAATGGTATAAGCATGGAATTGAGCTTCTAGCACAACGATAACGATAGAATATGAtgggatatattttgatgaataaacgcTTTCTGTATGCAATTTGTTTGAAGCATTAATCaaagatttaaattaaaaaaaaaaaactttgattcAGCCTGCTAGATTTGCGTGTTCCAGTCCCAGTTATTTGTGTATAAAGTGTTCCCATTATTATGAAACACCTTaaggtgatctggcagaatcgttagtacgccggacaaaatgtttagaagcattttttcgagttcaaattccgttgaggtcgactttgtctttcatgcttaCGGAGtctataaataagtaccagttaactgctgggttcgatgtaatcaactagctctaCTTAACTCCAAATTTCAGGTCCCGTGTCTATGGTAGAAAAGTTTATTGAGACACCCTGCATAAAACTACAAATGAGCATGACATGAAAGGTAAGCAACCTCGTCATGTAATGTAATAAAACTTGCAGTTAATGGGACCGAACATATAAAACAACTCTAATAATAAAAGCAGACATATTTAACAATACATgtaatattgacttcaaattttgggacaaggcaaACAAGTTCGGGAGAGGGggtatgtcgattatatcgacctcagtgctcaactgtcacttattttatcagccccaaaaagacgaaaggcaaagtcgacctcggcggaatatgaactcagaacgtataaacggacgaaatgccgctaagcattttgctcggagtgctaatgattcttccaactCGTCGCCTTAGGATACAcattaataatcccttctactataggcacagggcctgataTTTGTAGGAGAAATTTGAGAggagggattagtcgattatatcgaccccagtactcagctggtacttattttatcaaccccgaaaggatgaaaagacaaagtcgacctctgcggaatctgaactcagaatgcatagtcggacgaaatgccgctaagcattttacccggagtGCTAACGCTTCTTCCAGCTCGTCGTCTAAGGATAcgcattaataatgataatgtagcGTAACTAATTGCATGAAGTATAAttccataaaatataatatttatataatacagtcTGCCATGAAATTTAAGCATTCAATGTAGGCGCTGAAGAATTAGAAATAGTAGTGTGATATAACACGTCAAGTAAGGTGCAAAGTTCTTTGATgttggaaggaaagaaaagtaagTAGTCATGCGAAAGTGACCCGCATGATATTgagacataatacatataattatttagaatagtagtagtaattaacGAATGGAATATGATTGCTCATGATATCGAAGCAGTCATGAATTGTACAAATTCCCATCACGTAATTTATCATGCATCTAAACGTAACATATGCACAATGGGAACGTTTGAAATAGGTTTAGTTTAGTTATAGTTTGAAAAATCATGGTTCAATACAAGACAGAAGATATTCTAAGTTAGTTCGTTCCCAAATGAAACCAATTTCTTAAATAGAGGATGTAAAACcctattgttttttttacttccctCCTGTCAAATTTATTTTAAGCAGAATGTTTACAGAAAAGTTGGATATTCATCACGCATCGGCTATTTTACTTTTCTCATTCTCATTTTCCAAACAAGAAAAATTTTGTCAATACACATGTTCAAAATTTGTCTTGCAAACATTGTAGTTTGACAACAACGAGGCAGTTGACTCCAGCAGTTCAGctgtcttttatttcatttcagttcaAATTTACCTTGAGGACTCATACAAGAATATTGGACATTCCATTATGTACGTCAAGTTCACTGTACTCGTTCTGTCATGTTTCCTAGATAACAAAAATTCTTGGCGATGCAGACGACATTTAGTCTCACTGGATTCTGCTATAAGTATTACATGTGATGTGAAAAGAATGGTTTCATGACAACAAGCCAATGCTTGAGAATGTACGTGTCAGCCACATAGATGAATTTTTCTGAACGAGATCTATGATAAAAGTGGTCGAAGATGTATTTATCCAGAACATGAAAagtatttgaaaaattatagATATTCAGCATTATCTAATTGTAGAAATGTTATTAATCCCCAAGAGAAGATCaaagtactgaagtcgatttaaaaatcgttgacaatAGATACATTCTAAAAAAGCTTGATGGAGAGGGTGACAATCTGAGATTGGTGAAATTGTGTAGTGAGAGGAAACTCTGCTTCAGTTTCTAATGCGAAAGCTCGTTGAGGGATATCAGAAATGTCATCACAATCTGcattttattataattcttaacgtttatatcattatcataaacGTAAAGAATTCTGAAATACAATGCAGTAAGTGGTGTCTGAGACTTTTACGGAGTAGTTTATAGAATCTATTATTACAATAGGTTGTGTACTGTGATAGAATGTCTGATGTTTAGAGTATTCCTGGAGAAATTCCAATTAATTTAGTGACGTTTCATGTTGAATATTGGTCGAGATTGTTTCAGTAATCGTCGAGAGATCAGCGTTTGAGGAATCGATATATTTTCGTATTTTAAGAAACATATGTTGAAAACTGCGGCAGACGATCTTTGTTAAGAGAAATGACAAAGAAATGAGTAAACCGACGAAAGAGTTTAAGATGCAAAATAGTAGAGAAAATTCGTCAATCTTCGTAAACGCATAAAGGAATCCGAATATCCACGTTAAACCCATGATGAAGCTTAATTTTATGTAAATGAAGAACACCTTCTTGTTtcgttttgataaatattttgaagaaagttTGCAGGCCAAATATAATTCTCTAATAGTGATGCTATACGCGATAATATTGAGGCATAATATAATGATAACGGGGATTGCCATGAACCAGAGCAAACTGTTTACATTTGTAATCCAGCAATTACCAATTCCATATTCTGGAGAAAGTCCATGATTTCCAGGTGTGTACTCGAATATTAGTGACACTGTTACTATTAGAAGTGGACAGATCCAAGCATATAAGCAATATAATACAAGTTTCTTGGTATCATTTTCTGATCTCCGGAATTGTGTAAGCCTTGAGAAAGTGTGCCAGGCATCAAAAGACATGACATTCATCCAGAAGAAAGTCGCTAAAAATGCATAATGCATGACAACAGCTAAAGATTTACACAGCACTGTAGATGTAGTAATTTGTGATGAGATAAGAAACAGAAGCTCAGCTACAAACAGTGCTGATGAAAGACTAATGAGCAATTTACCTGGTAAGGTACGGAGATCAGGTATACAGAGATAGACTATAATAGTGATTGCTAGAGCTGGGACAGAGATTGCTAGTCCTACTAATGTGGTATAGCTCTCAATTTCGGAATATTTTGATATTCCATTGTTATCATTCTTTACACAGATACTTAAACCATCTTCATCAATACTGAATTCTGATTGATTGAGCCAAAGTTGGGTAATATTTAAATAGAGAAAACCATCACTAGTGATATGATGTTCAGAGTCCTTCAATCTGGTCGCTGTACAATTTAAGATGGGGTGATAAAAATTCTTGCGACAACGCATTGTGTTTTTATCGTAATTGGTATATTTTGGACAGAATGGCAATTTCGTTTCAATTACAGTACCGTCTTTCACTTCtttaatgattaaatatttggcattataattaaaaatgatagtTAAGGAAGGTAAGCTTGTAAAACCAAAAtcattgttgttagtattattgcAACATATAATGCCTTGATCAGTATAGATATTATCTAATGTACATTGGGCCTTTCCTCTAAGGTTCTTACTTGCTAAATTTTGACAGTGATGTTCCAATGTTTCATTTAATATAAGAGGCGAGCATTTACGAACACTTGGAATGCAAGGAACCAGATACGGCTTTAAATTATCAGGAGGAGCGTTCTGCTTGGGACATTTAccattttcaataatattcattatattgGCAGGGTTTTTATTTACTGTATTATCGCAGTCATAAACTATCtcccataatatatatttttccgaGTGGCACAGAGCACAATATCGGTTCCTGTagagtcttttacttgtttcaccgaACACAGGCATATTGTCCGGGCTATTGTTGTTTGTAGGATATTCACATCCGCTCACATGACTTATATCACTGTGATTTGATGGACAGTGATCAAAGATATAATATGTTTTGTCCTGAACAAGGCTGCAACTATAATATATTGATGGATCGAAATATTCGGACTCAACAGTTTTCCGTTGATCTTCATTACAGcagcatctattatatatatgacagtgttGTGAAATAGAGCAAAATTCACAATCCGTCGTACGTAAACAATTTAGGACAGAATTTGATGTTGGAATgatattattcataaatatagtGATAAGAAATAAAGTAGAAAAGTAATATTTTAAGATGATTTCCATTCGGAACTGAAAATGTTGAATCAGCAAGCTTGAAGAAATCCAGGATTTATACTGATATCAATTTGTTGATGAATTTTACTACAATGGAGTAATTTGAATAGATCAAAATTGAAAATGCTTCCAATGTATTTATGTCTTTGAATATAAGCAAACAAGAATGAGCTATAGCTTAAAGGTAAGTTGTTTTGGGTTATAGAGTTTTCGTAGTTATACctggaaaagaagaaataaagatatttacTAATAGTATTCAATAATGAAACGATGCAAGGAAATGCTTATGACAATTTGATACTATTATTTCCTTACATTTTGAActcttattattttgtaatacttttatttgtttcagccatcagaGTGCAACTCTACTGGGACACGGCCCTGAAGGGTTTAATGGAACAAATCGATCACAGTAATGTTTCTATATTTGGTACTTTTCCTATCGGCATCTTACTGATGAAACTCTAAGTCGCGAGGACTAAAAGAAACTAATAGCAAATGTGAAACTGTGTTGGAACAAAAGAAACACGGGCACCTGCAGCcacccaaacacccatactgagACATAGTGTCCTTGAGAAAATTTTCTTATAATAGGAGAAGAAATGTTACTATTGACGTAATATAATCAGATTTGTAATGTGACGCATCTTGCAATTTCACCAGTACACAAAATATAACAAGCCATTTATCGTATCTAGTGGTGTATTGAAAGAAGGCAGTTAAATTGAATAATACAACATATATCATTTAAGTAGTTATAACcggttatataatatatgatgtgatgtgagcAGTCATGTGATATACGCactgtttctgtatatatttcaaataaagcaACCTTGAGTGTCATATTTGGAAAACAGCACAAAACACAGAGGTCGCAGAAAAAATTTCCATGAGAACCAAATTCGTTTTCTACAGTTTTTGtgtaataaatgaaaatgtattgTTCACCGCCTCTACACGAAATGTTTCAGAGAGAAGAAATGATTAATGCGAACGTCTGaaatttgttttgtaaatatGTAGTTTGAAAACATCGTAGTTAAATATAATACAAGATCACTTGAAACTATTAATGTCTCGAACAAAGACACAGAATCCCTCTCAGACACAGAGGAACATCTCCGTTgccttcttttatttccttttaaaaatcgttgacaaaAGATATATGTAGAAAAGGCCCGCTGGAGTAGATGAGAAACTGAGATTGACGGAACTGTGTTTCAATTCCTAATATGAAAGCCAGGCATTAAGTGACATGACATTCACTCAGAAGAAAGTAGCTAAGAACGAATAATGCATCATAATAGCTAAAGATTTACACAGCACTGTAAATGTAGTGACTTGCGatgaaataagaaagagaagCTCAGCTAAAAACAGGCGCACTTACTGGACGAAAACCAACCAACAGCAATTATGAAACTGTGTTGGAACAGATACAAACAGAGACACCTGCAGctatccacacacactcatagcaCTCATAGTGGGATATATGTCATGCTTTAGAAAGTTTTATTATAACAGGACATTAAATGTTACTATTCACGTATAATCAGATTGGTAATGTGATGCATCTTTCAATGTCACCAGTAAGCAAAATATAACAAGCCATTTATTGTAACTAGTGGTGCCTTGAAAGAAGGCACGAAAATGGAATAATATAACATACTAGCAAACACACCCGTCCCTTGGATGGTTTAAGCTGCTATGGTGGTATTTTTTTCATTAGATAATTGAACTAGCGAGAATGTTTATGAGTAGTACGGCAATCtatgtttccgattaacctaggaacggaAAATCGAATTGCAGtctggttattgtggaggtcgttGCACTTTAATAATCATAGAACATGAAAGTTTGAGAGCTATGCAAAGCAGAGCTACTGAAGTGTTACGGGAGTAGATTACGAATAATGACAaccaaatatagttgttttacacgAAAGCGAAATTTGTTGTCAtaaacagccacataaatggtgtaagggAATTGAAAGAAAACGGTGAAACTTCCCCTCTgcgagtttatttttttcaacagcaaagtAGCTATTTTTTCGGAGAGATAAGTTGacaaaagcccctttattctgTTTTCCCGTATAGCCTGCGCATAATATAACAGCGAATGCTGTATAGAGTTAAATTGGTACGGAGTTTTCTGAAAGATACGTATAGCTTTCGCTAGTGtaagcaaaactcttatttaaaggttgattatTTGGGGATGAATCATAAGTAATTGTTTAAAAGAGGCTAAAATGACAATGCTAAAGCATATTTGAAACAACGGACAAtagtcgaaatatcataatggatgggcAAATAGGCacccttaaagtgaaacaacgcattggtaggtaaacaaaCGTCTCAACAAATAGAAGGGAGGCAAGGGAACATCatctttcaagtaactcagaataagtaa
Proteins encoded:
- the LOC118765228 gene encoding probable G-protein coupled receptor Mth-like 3, giving the protein MPVFGETSKRLYRNRYCALCHSEKYILWEIVYDCDNTVNKNPANIMNIIENGKCPKQNAPPDNLKPYLVPCIPSVRKCSPLILNETLEHHCQNLASKNLRGKAQCTLDNIYTDQGIICCNNTNNNDFGFTSLPSLTIIFNYNAKYLIIKEVKDGTVIETKLPFCPKYTNYDKNTMRCRKNFYHPILNCTATRLKDSEHHITSDGFLYLNITQLWLNQSEFSIDEDGLSICVKNDNNGISKYSEIESYTTLVGLAISVPALAITIIVYLCIPDLRTLPGKLLISLSSALFVAELLFLISSQITTSTVLCKSLAVVMHYAFLATFFWMNVMSFDAWHTFSRLTQFRRSENDTKKLVLYCLYAWICPLLIVTVSLIFEYTPGNHGLSPEYGIGNCWITNVNSLLWFMAIPVIIILCLNIIAYSITIRELYLACKLSSKYLSKRNKKVFFIYIKLSFIMGLTWIFGFLYAFTKIDEFSLLFCILNSFVGLLISLSFLLTKIVCRSFQHMFLKIRKYIDSSNADLSTITETISTNIQHETSLN